The following are from one region of the Cloacibacterium normanense genome:
- a CDS encoding T9SS type B sorting domain-containing protein, whose translation MKKKYFKFLLFLILCFSVRVISQTCGGSFGAPIFVEDFGRVNNSYQTVSPALVSPAFTNYIYSSVMPPSDGYYTISNTTEYLPWGWQKSLDHTNDPSGTYGNMLVVNADYTPGEFYRRRVSNLCSNQIYRFSAWILNIHRAGSNMIKPNVTFQIRSTTGAILGSISTGILAEENGEVWKNFYLDFRSDPASSEVDVVLINNAAGGIGNDLAIDDISFSPCGPSTFITATLGNLFTTGVCDNSQSFILTAQMSSNTFQNVNFIWQKSTDGGNTWVNLTGATSNPNITIPAGSYQNNDQFRFIVGESTNINLTSCRVMSGVSTVKINGYPNAPSNRSFSFCKNSTATLTIPENNILWYTSATGGIGSINTPIIDTSVVGIKDFWITQTVNGCESARAKITVNILDNPSAPVVSSYEFCQNSTASSLSAVGTDLKWYTSSTGGIGNTIAPIPNTSIAGDFSFWVTQTVNGCESERAEVKVKILQAPFSTVLKDTSICDGENIVLDVGTGFIAEWQTIPPVVSQTLQVSSPGKYSVKLTDSKGCVAIQTVDITPGITPIITQVKSGEDFLEILAENGNPPYLYSLDNVNWQTSNIFKNLDAGIYQIYVKSQSNSCTAVATSAVLFIPNAFTPNHDGYNDVWRVSNIEFFSKVKLKIFDKFGNQVFMAEDVLKFNWNGLYNGRLLPSGTYWYVMEIDGHYTRTGWILLKNR comes from the coding sequence GTGAAAAAAAAATACTTTAAATTCCTTTTATTTCTAATTCTTTGTTTTTCAGTAAGGGTAATTTCTCAAACATGCGGAGGTTCTTTCGGAGCTCCAATTTTCGTAGAAGATTTTGGGAGGGTAAATAATTCTTATCAGACGGTTTCTCCAGCGTTGGTTTCTCCAGCATTTACCAATTATATTTATTCATCAGTAATGCCACCAAGTGATGGTTATTATACGATTTCAAATACTACGGAATATTTACCTTGGGGTTGGCAAAAATCATTAGATCATACCAATGATCCGTCTGGAACTTACGGAAATATGTTGGTAGTAAATGCAGATTATACGCCGGGAGAATTTTACAGAAGACGAGTTTCTAATTTGTGCTCCAATCAAATTTATAGATTTTCTGCATGGATTTTAAACATCCATAGAGCGGGGAGTAATATGATAAAGCCTAATGTTACTTTTCAAATCAGAAGTACTACTGGAGCTATTTTAGGTTCTATTTCTACAGGTATCTTAGCTGAAGAAAATGGAGAAGTTTGGAAAAATTTTTATTTAGATTTTAGATCAGATCCTGCTTCTTCCGAAGTAGATGTGGTTTTAATTAATAATGCAGCGGGTGGAATAGGAAATGACTTGGCGATAGATGATATTAGTTTTTCACCCTGTGGTCCATCTACATTTATCACTGCTACTTTAGGAAATCTTTTCACTACTGGAGTTTGTGATAATTCACAGAGTTTTATTCTAACTGCGCAAATGAGTTCTAATACTTTTCAAAATGTAAATTTCATTTGGCAAAAAAGTACAGATGGAGGGAACACTTGGGTAAATTTAACTGGTGCAACAAGTAATCCAAATATTACCATTCCGGCAGGGAGTTATCAGAATAATGACCAATTTAGATTTATTGTAGGTGAATCTACTAATATAAACCTGACTTCTTGTAGGGTAATGTCTGGTGTTTCTACGGTTAAAATCAATGGATATCCTAACGCACCAAGCAATAGAAGTTTTAGTTTTTGTAAAAATTCTACCGCAACTCTCACGATTCCAGAAAATAATATACTTTGGTATACTTCTGCAACTGGTGGAATCGGAAGTATAAATACTCCTATTATTGATACTTCTGTGGTTGGAATTAAAGATTTTTGGATTACTCAAACGGTTAATGGATGTGAAAGCGCAAGAGCGAAAATTACAGTTAATATTCTTGATAATCCTTCGGCTCCTGTCGTTTCAAGTTATGAATTTTGTCAAAATTCCACTGCCTCATCTTTGTCAGCAGTCGGAACTGATTTGAAATGGTATACTAGTTCAACAGGAGGTATTGGAAATACAATCGCTCCAATTCCTAATACTTCAATTGCTGGAGATTTTTCTTTTTGGGTTACACAGACGGTAAATGGTTGTGAAAGTGAAAGGGCAGAAGTAAAAGTTAAAATTCTACAAGCTCCATTTTCCACTGTTTTAAAAGATACTTCTATTTGTGATGGAGAAAATATTGTTTTAGATGTCGGAACTGGTTTTATTGCAGAATGGCAAACAATTCCACCAGTTGTGAGTCAGACGCTACAGGTTTCAAGTCCAGGAAAATATTCGGTAAAACTTACTGATAGTAAAGGTTGTGTAGCTATTCAAACAGTTGATATAACTCCTGGAATTACTCCGATAATTACTCAAGTGAAAAGTGGCGAGGATTTTCTAGAAATTTTAGCAGAAAATGGTAATCCACCATATTTATATTCTTTAGATAATGTAAATTGGCAAACTTCTAATATTTTTAAAAATTTGGATGCTGGGATTTATCAGATTTATGTAAAATCTCAAAGCAATAGTTGTACAGCGGTTGCTACTTCGGCGGTACTTTTTATTCCAAATGCTTTTACACCTAATCATGATGGTTATAATGATGTATGGCGCGTTTCTAATATTGAGTTTTTCTCTAAAGTGAAACTTAAAATATTTGATAAATTCGGCAATCAAGTTTTTATGGCGGAAGATGTTTTAAAATTCAATTGGAATGGATTATATAATGGTAGATTATTGCCTTCGGGAACTTATTGGTATGTTATGGAAATTGATGGACATTATACCAGAACGGGGTGGATTCTTCTTAAAAATAGATAA
- a CDS encoding SDR family oxidoreductase, which translates to MNMYTQPMLQENALKDKVAIVTGGGSGLGKAMTKYFLQLGAKVVITSRNLEKLQGTAAELEAETGGKVLCVSCDVRNWDEVEVMKEAAIKEFGRIDILLNNAAGNFISPTERLTHSAFDSILDIVLKGTKNCTLSVGKYWIDNKIPGTVLNIVTTYSWTGSAYVVPSACAKAGVLAMTRSLAVEWAKYNIRFNAIAPGPFPTKGAWERLLPGDLAEKFDMRKKVPLRRVGEHQELANLAAYLVSDYSAYINGEVVTIDGGEWLQGAGEFNMLEQIPQEMWDMLEMMIKAKKKS; encoded by the coding sequence ATGAATATGTATACACAACCTATGCTTCAAGAGAATGCATTAAAAGATAAAGTAGCCATCGTTACTGGTGGTGGAAGTGGTTTGGGAAAAGCCATGACTAAATATTTTCTACAACTAGGAGCCAAAGTAGTGATTACTTCTAGAAATTTAGAAAAATTACAAGGAACTGCCGCAGAATTAGAAGCAGAAACTGGCGGAAAAGTACTTTGTGTTTCTTGCGATGTAAGAAATTGGGACGAAGTAGAAGTTATGAAAGAAGCTGCGATAAAAGAATTTGGTAGAATAGATATTTTGCTCAATAATGCTGCTGGAAATTTTATTTCACCCACCGAAAGATTGACGCATTCTGCTTTTGATTCTATTTTAGATATCGTTTTGAAAGGAACCAAAAACTGTACACTTTCTGTAGGAAAATATTGGATTGATAATAAAATTCCGGGAACTGTACTTAATATTGTCACCACTTATTCATGGACGGGTTCTGCTTATGTAGTTCCTTCAGCTTGTGCAAAAGCAGGAGTTTTAGCGATGACCAGAAGTTTGGCTGTAGAGTGGGCGAAATATAATATCCGTTTTAATGCAATTGCACCGGGTCCATTCCCTACAAAAGGAGCTTGGGAAAGATTATTGCCGGGAGATTTAGCCGAAAAATTTGACATGAGAAAAAAAGTACCATTGAGAAGAGTAGGAGAACATCAAGAATTGGCAAACTTAGCGGCGTATTTGGTTTCTGATTATTCTGCGTACATTAACGGAGAAGTAGTAACCATCGATGGTGGAGAATGGTTGCAAGGTGCTGGAGAATTTAATATGCTAGAACAAATTCCGCAAGAAATGTGGGATATGCTGGAAATGATGATAAAAGCAAAAAAGAAATCATAA